A single region of the Candidatus Marinarcus aquaticus genome encodes:
- a CDS encoding HDOD domain-containing protein: protein MYDKSVEVDQSIIDKIDSLPPLPKTVIEIEEFRQKKSKELDDLLDIINKDALLVATLLKVSNSAIFCFKSKIETVRKAVNLLGIEFTISIAMSSALQNILKTNLFPYGIHSNDFMRASNLSSRLAQLWLKGEVRNELVLPAFLQETGMFILAEIIDERGQTNDFVKALQTGDRTEVELQYTGLTSTKLTSLIFQKWKLCSYMSHVIACVDDIAHCNVAYLKYTQTLHVLKTICEVTDPLSEENIEKGLIKASEFNLDVDALKKAIVKLQDDLLEEDD from the coding sequence ATGTATGATAAAAGTGTAGAAGTGGACCAATCAATTATTGATAAAATTGATTCTTTACCCCCTTTACCTAAAACGGTGATTGAAATAGAAGAGTTTCGACAAAAAAAGAGCAAAGAGCTGGATGACTTACTTGATATTATTAATAAAGACGCGTTGCTTGTTGCGACATTGTTGAAAGTCTCAAACTCTGCTATTTTCTGTTTCAAAAGTAAAATAGAAACAGTTCGCAAAGCGGTTAATCTTTTAGGCATAGAGTTTACCATCTCTATTGCCATGAGCAGTGCATTGCAAAATATTTTAAAAACAAACCTCTTCCCCTATGGTATTCACAGTAATGATTTCATGCGAGCTTCAAATCTCTCTTCACGTTTGGCACAACTGTGGCTCAAAGGTGAAGTAAGAAATGAGCTGGTATTGCCTGCTTTTTTACAAGAGACAGGGATGTTTATTCTTGCGGAAATCATTGATGAAAGAGGGCAAACAAATGATTTTGTAAAAGCATTACAAACAGGCGATCGAACAGAAGTTGAACTTCAATATACGGGGTTGACTTCAACCAAACTCACTTCACTTATTTTCCAAAAATGGAAACTGTGTAGTTATATGTCACATGTAATTGCGTGTGTGGATGACATAGCGCACTGTAATGTGGCCTATTTAAAATATACACAAACTTTGCATGTACTTAAAACCATCTGTGAAGTTACGGATCCTTTAAGTGAAGAGAACATTGAAAAAGGATTAATCAAAGCATCTGAATTTAACTTGGATGTGGACGCCTTAAAAAAAGCCATTGTAAAACTGCAAGATGATCTTCTTGAAGAAGATGACTAA